The Pseudomonas sp. B21-023 genomic interval TGTACATGTCGGGTCAGATCCCGCTCGACCCGAAGACCATGGAGCTGGTCGAAGGCTTCGAAGCCCAGACCGTCCAGGTGTTCGAGAACCTGAAGTCGGTGGCTGAAGCTGCTGGCGGTTCGTTCAAGGACATCGTCAAGCTGAACATCTTCCTCACCGACCTGAGCCACTTCGCCAAGGTCAACGAGATCATGGGCCGTTACTTCGAACAGCCTTACCCGGCCCGCGCCGCCATCGGCGTGGCCGCGCTGCCGAAGGGTGCCCAGGTCGAGATGGACGCCATCCTGGTCCTCGAGTAATACCCCGGTGACGGGCCAAGGCCCGTCACCCCCTCCTGCCTCAAGGTTTTCACCATGCGCCACGCATTGCCTCTCACGCTGGCAGCCCTGCTCCTGGGCGGCTGCGCCAGCCACAAGCCTGAAGATTTCAACGGCACCTGGATCAACCAGGCCGCCATCGATGCCGCCAGCAAAGGCACCAGCCTGCGCCAGGCCCTGGATGCCAAGGGCCCGGTGTTCGAGTGGAAGATCGACGTCAAGAACCAGCAGGCCAGCTTCAGCAATGGCTTCGAGGCCGCCGACGGGCGCCTGAGCGCCAACGAGAAGGACTGGCAGGTCACCTTCGAAGGCGACCTGACCGAACAGCTCAAGCTCGATGGCGACGAACTCGTGGCGATCGACCCCTCCGGCCATGAGCAGACCTTCGTGCGCAGCAAGGCGGCAGAAGGCGCTGCACTGGGCGGCAGCTTCGAGAAGGCGCTGTACCAGCAATACCTGGGCGGCGACTGGAAGATCGTCGAGGGCCAGGGCAAGGGCGCGGTGGTGCGCTTCAGCGATACCGGCAACGTCACCGGCCTGCCCGGCCCGGACCGCTTTGCCCTGTGCCTGGCGGGTGACTGCGCGACCATGGGCGATGGCAACGACAGCCTGTGGCTGGAGCGCAACCAGCGTGGCGCCCCGTGGATCTTCAAGCGCGATGGCGACACCCTGGAGATCTTCCAGGCAGTCAACCGCGCCCAGCCGGATGAGATGCCGCAACTGACTGCCGGCGCCCGGCAGTGGGTGCTGGAAAAGGATTAGCCATCAGCGCGGCGACCCGACTGGCCCCGCGATGGGGCCGGCTCTCTCAACCACGCCCTTGGAGAATGGCCGCATAGCCTTCTTTATAGCTCGGATACTGCGGCACCCATCCTAGCGCCCGCGCCCGCGCATTGCTGCAACGCTTGCTGCCGGTACGCCGCACCCGCTGCTGGTCCGACCACTCGGTGACCCCCAGGTACTCGCGCAGCCAGCCCACCACGTCAGCCAGCGCTGCCGGGTCGTCATCGACACCGATATAGCAGTCGTCCAGCACCACGCCCCGGGCATCGGCCTGCAGCAGGTGCGCCAGCAAACCAGCGGCATCCTCGGCGTGAATCCGGTTGCCGTACAATGGCGGCTCCTCGGCCACTCGGTAGCCTTGGCGTACCTGACTCAGCAACCACTCACGTCCCGGCCCATAGATGCCGGTCAGGCGCACGATGCTGGCGGGGATGCCACTGCCCAGCGCCAGGCGCTCCGCCGCGAGCATCACCTTGCCCGAATACCCCTCGGGCGCGGTGGCTGCGGTCTCGTCGATCCATTCGCCATCCTGTTGTGCATAGACACTGCTG includes:
- a CDS encoding RidA family protein, which produces MSKTVITSDKAPAAIGTYSQAIKAGNTVYMSGQIPLDPKTMELVEGFEAQTVQVFENLKSVAEAAGGSFKDIVKLNIFLTDLSHFAKVNEIMGRYFEQPYPARAAIGVAALPKGAQVEMDAILVLE
- a CDS encoding SDR family oxidoreductase, with the translated sequence MSDLSALIVGCGDVGGRLARQLLAHGWQVDGLRRSVRDLPEGVRPVAADLANPRLPEAWPARAPDYLVYCVAASQHDEAGYQAAYVDGLRHVLGWLESKGQRPRRLLFVSSSSVYAQQDGEWIDETAATAPEGYSGKVMLAAERLALGSGIPASIVRLTGIYGPGREWLLSQVRQGYRVAEEPPLYGNRIHAEDAAGLLAHLLQADARGVVLDDCYIGVDDDPAALADVVGWLREYLGVTEWSDQQRVRRTGSKRCSNARARALGWVPQYPSYKEGYAAILQGRG